In Metarhizium brunneum chromosome 3, complete sequence, a genomic segment contains:
- the clptm1 gene encoding Cleft lip and palate transmembrane protein 1, giving the protein MSGLDQVIRQQPEGQPQPQPERHGFNFNKLLLGGAAYLGLNLALSYFLAKDQRGVQVTDPNTGKPITVASNLGDIPAFELRPSQLDEGAQYRPIPRKIAPIWPQDSHVDIVVTLSPSFNPTPISETPAEYVVLQERNFQMSNSSEKRTVDTKFTVPRAVQFNGTLWGHFYVGLTGSNLDPRRPGYDPAKAYHFAYPLTQYLPKKKVAKTRNLLDSHSEDEEPEEEEPTGPIITNHYHPNASFAFVPAMGVKDFNSIHPAVKHFLRLEATGARDGSGQNGWYYPVLFINNFWQLANHMTVLNETVKELPLHIDLTTMAFWKFSTLASIELSSKENARQAAFGHSLPTGGDGSEIEMVKEIFIDTNPILLGITAVVSVAHVILEMLAFGSDIAHYRKKKDNVGISVRSILANVFMQTIIFLYLLDNSQNTSWVILGSQVVGIVIEFWKVTTVVDVRFRPSAPGSLFPYTLVFEDKHKLTETEEKTKEYDAVAFKYMYMVAVPLLIAYGVYSLVYDSHKSWYSFIITTLVGSVYAYGFLMMVPSLYINYRLKSVAHMPAKAMMYKFLNTFIDDLFAFTIKMPFLHRLATFRDDIIFFIYLYQRWAYKTDFTRVNEFGQGGDEGEPSSQNGKESETIEAKRATDAKPEGKATGADTGKATKRK; this is encoded by the exons ATGTCTGGGCTTGACCAGGTCATCCGGCAGCAGCCCGAGGGCCAAccacagccacagccagAACGACAT GGATTCAACTTTAACAAGCTCCTTTTGGGCGGTGCTGCATACCTTGGGCTTAATCTTGCCCTCTCCTACTTCCTTGCCAAAGATCAGCGAGGCGTCCAGGTGACCGATCCTAATACCGGCAAACCCATCACAGTTGCATCCAACTTGGGTGACATTCCGGCCTTCGAACTGCGTCCCAGCCAGCTTGACGAGGGTGCGCAGTACCGACCGATTCCTCGGAAGATCGCGCCAATCTGGCCTCAGGACAGCCATGTCGATATTGTAGTAACTCTATCCCCGTCCTTCAACCCGACACCCATCTCGGAAACCCCGGCCGAGTATGTCGTGCTGCAAGAAAGGAATTTTCAGATGAGCAACAGCTCAGAGAAGCGCACCGTCGATACCAAGTTTACTGTTCCGAGGGCTGTTCAGTTTAATGGAACCCTTTGGGGCCACTTTTACGTTGGCCTGACCGGTAGTAACTTGGATCCCCGTCGACCAGGTTATGACCCTGCCAAAGCATATCATTTTGCCTATCCTTTGACTCAATAtctgcccaagaagaaggtagCCAAAACGAGAAACCTACTTGATAGTCATTCTGAAGATGAGGAGCCTGAGGAGGAAGAGCCTACCGGTCCTATCATTACCAATCACTACCACCCTAATGCTAGCTTCGCCTTTGTTCCAGCCATGGGTGTCAAAGACTTCAATTCTATCCATCCTGCTGTCAAGCACTTCCTTCGTCTCGAAGCAACAGGAGCTCGCGACGGTAGTGGCCAAAACGGCTGGTACT ATCCGGTCTTGTTTATCAATAATTTTTGGCAGCTTGCCAACCACATGACTGTACTCAATGAAACGGTCAAGGAGCTTCCTCTGCACATAGATCTAACCACCATGGCTTTTTGGAAATTTAGCACTCTTGCATCGATTGAATTAAGCTCCAAGGAAAACGCTCGCCAGGCTGCGTTTGGCCACTCTCTGCCcaccggcggcgacggctccGAGATTGAAATGGTCAAGGAAATATTCATTGACACGAACCCCATCCTGTTGGGCATCACAGCTGTAGTCAGTGTCGCACACGTCATTCTCGAGATGCTTGCCTTTGGCTCTGATATCGCCCACTACCGCAAAAAGAAGGACAATGTTGGTATTTCGGTTCGCTCCATCTTGGCAAACGTTTTCATGCAGACCATCATCTTTCTCTACCTTCTTGACAACTCTCAAAACACCAGCTGGGTGATTCTAGGATCCCAAGTGGTCGGCATTGTCATCGAATTCTGGAAGGTCACGACTGTTGTGGACGTGCGTTTCCGACCCTCGGCACCCGGCTCGCTCTTCCCTTACACTCTGGTCTTTGAGGACAAGCACAAGCTTACCGAGACCGAGGAGAAGACCAAGGAGTATGACGCTGTTGCTTTcaagtacatgtacatggtgGCTGTGCCTTTGCTGATTGCTTATGGTGTCTACTCCCTCGTGTACGATTCTCACAAGTCTTGGTATTCCTTCATCATTACTACCCTGGTTGGGTCTGTATATGCCTATGGTTTCCTTATGATGGTTCCATCCCTGTACATCAACTATCGCTTGAAGAGTGTGGCTCATATGCCGGCCAAGGCTATGATGTACAAGTTTCTCAACACATTCATTGATGATTTGTTTGCATTTACCATCAAAATGCCATTCCTCCATCGACTGGCGACTTTCCGCGATgacatcatcttcttcatctacCTGTACCAACGCTGGGCCTACAAGACTGATTTCACTCGTGTCAACGAGTTTGGGCAGGGCGGTGATGAGGGTGAGCCTTCCTCCCAAAATGGGAAGGAGAGCGAGACAATCGAAGCCAAGAGGGCAACTGATGCCAAACCCGAGGGCAAGGCCACTGGCGCCGATACTGGCAAGGCTACAAAGAGAAAGTAA